One window of the Salvia miltiorrhiza cultivar Shanhuang (shh) chromosome 6, IMPLAD_Smil_shh, whole genome shotgun sequence genome contains the following:
- the LOC130988849 gene encoding uncharacterized protein LOC130988849: protein MSSRESRTIESAGGVSLDARVYPAADSDSEHRNDGLVAVLVHPYSVLGGFQGLMKGMAAGLANRGVTAVTFNMRGVGNSTGRASLTGFAEVDDVVSVCQWASHNLSARRILLVGSSAGAPIAGSAVDKVEEVIGYVSLGYPFGWTASILFGRHHKAILQSPKPKLFVMGTKDGFTSVKQLENKLKNAAGSNQTHLIEGVSHFQMEGPAYDEQMVNLILQFISSLPE, encoded by the exons ATGAGCAGCAGAGAAAGTCGCACAATCGAGTCAGCCGGCGGCGTGAGCCTAGATGCCCGCGTCTACCCGGCGGCGGATTCGGATTCGGAGCATCGAAACGACGGATTGGTTGCGGTTTTGGTGCACCCCTACTCGGTGCTGGGCGGATTCCAGGGGCTGATGAAGGGCATGGCCGCCGGGCTAGCCAATAGGGGCGTCACAGCTGTCACCTTCAACATGCGCGGCGTCGGCAACTCCACCGGCCGCGCCTCCCTCACGGGCTTCGCCGAGGTCGACGACGTCGTCTCCGTCTGCCAGTGGGCCTCCCACAATCTCTCTGCCCGCCGCATTCTCCTCGTCGGATCTTCAGCTG GTGCTCCGATTGCTGGTTCTGCTGTTGACAAGGTTGAGGAGGTTATCGGCTACGTGAGCTTGGGCTACCCGTTCGGATGGACTGCTTCTATTCTTTTTGGGAGGCATCATAAAGCTATATTACAATCTCCAAAACCCAAACTCTTTGTAATGGGCACCAAGGATGGTTTCACGAGCGTTAAGCAGCTCGAGAACAAGCTGAAGAATGCAGCCGGCAGTAATCAAACGCATTTGATTGAGGGAGTCAGCCATTTTCAAATGGAAGGGCCAGCTTATGATGAGCAGATGGTGAATCTCATCTTACAATTCATTTCATCATTGCCGGAGTGA
- the LOC130988850 gene encoding protein EMSY-LIKE 1-like isoform X4 yields the protein MEYGLIDSSVYNRGTVGGRVAGNGRSFLPSAPFQRIQIDMEYEIHNLEQIAYGAVLRAFKAQSDALTWEKEGLITELRKELRVSDDEHRELLSQVNGDDLIRRIREWREAGGNRNVAPNVPQHINNQLPSPTVSASRKRQKTSLSGNPFNAHSQALLSQPVAGSTLPLNSVVKRGPSSGIGGRRPNVGQPAFTSGKPMQYQFGDHVSSGAPMDDPSESIHESLIGRRVMIRWPADSNFYEAVISEYNPVDGRHSLVYDSNLPSETVEWVNIKEVPPEDIRWVGEDPVVSRLGDTGGPNPGRGRTTLMNQYANEMRPSRNGAVKEDSEEIEILHTDTLIKKVEKVLEASHPDASEIDKAKKMLKEHEQTLVQVIQKLVDACDSDDEQQQQTTDYRGRGNELEIAGRAGSYELARG from the exons ATGGAATATGGACTCATAGACAGCAGCG TGTATAATAGAGGCACAGTAGGAGGTCGTGTGGCAGGGAACGGAAGATCATTTCTACCATCAGCCCCATTTCAAAGGATTCAAATTGATATGGAATACGAAATACATAATCTGGAACAGATTGCATATGGTGCTGTTCTACGAGCTTTCAAAGCACAATCTGATGCTCTTACATGG GAGAAAGAGGGCCTTATAACAGAATTGAGGAAGGAACTGAGGGTATCAGACGATGAGCACCGAGAACTACTTAGTCAGGTCAATGGTGATGACCTCATTCGCAGAATCAGGGAGTGGAGGGAGGCAGGTGGTAACCGAAATGTAGCCCCCAATGTCCCCCAGCATATAAACAATCAGTTACCAAGTCCCACAGTTTCAGCTTCTCGTAAAAGGCAAAAAACTTCCCTATCAGGAAATCCgttcaatgcacattctcaggCTTTACTTTCTCAGCCAGTGGCTGGTAGCACCCTGCCATTAAATTCAGTTGTGAAACGAGGACCTTCTTCAGGGATTGGTGGGAGAAGGCCGAATGTT GGTCAGCCAGCTTTCACTTCAGGAAAACCCATGCAATATCAGTTTGGTGATCATGTTTCTTCTGGGGCTCCTATGGATGATCCTTCTGAAAGCATCCATGAGTCCTTGATTGGTAGGCGGGTGATGATAAGATGGCCTGCAGACAGCAACTTCTATGAGGCTGTCATATCTGAATATAATCCTGTAGAT GGCCGTCATTCTCTGGTTTATGATAGCAATCTACCGAGTGAGACTGTGGAATGGGTTAACATAAAAGAG GTTCCCCCTGAGGATATTCGGTGGGTGGGCGAGGATCCTGTAGTATCTCGACTAGGAGACACAGGTGGGCCCAACCCTGGCAGAGGGAGAACAACCTTAATGAACCAGTATGCCAATGAAATGCGGCCTTCACGAAATGGGGCTGTGAAGGAGGATTCTGAGGAAATCGAGATATTGCATACTGATACATTAATTAAGAAG GTGGAGAAGGTGCTTGAAGCAAGTCATCCTGATGCATCAGAGATTGACAAGGCTAAGAAAATGCTCAAG GAGCATGAACAAACGTTGGTTCAAGTAATTCAAAAACTTGTGGATGCCTGTGATAGTG ACGACGAGCAGCAACAGCAGACTACTGATTATCGTGGCCGCGGCAACGAGCTCGAGATTGCTGGAAGGGCTGGGAGTTATGAATTGGCTAGAGGTTGA
- the LOC130988850 gene encoding protein EMSY-LIKE 1-like isoform X3, with product MEYGLIDSSGTDDDNPQIVYNRGTVGGRVAGNGRSFLPSAPFQRIQIDMEYEIHNLEQIAYGAVLRAFKAQSDALTWEKEGLITELRKELRVSDDEHRELLSQVNGDDLIRRIREWREAGGNRNVAPNVPQHINNQLPSPTVSASRKRQKTSLSGNPFNAHSQALLSQPVAGSTLPLNSVVKRGPSSGIGGRRPNVGQPAFTSGKPMQYQFGDHVSSGAPMDDPSESIHESLIGRRVMIRWPADSNFYEAVISEYNPVDGRHSLVYDSNLPSETVEWVNIKEVPPEDIRWVGEDPVVSRLGDTGGPNPGRGRTTLMNQYANEMRPSRNGAVKEDSEEIEILHTDTLIKKVEKVLEASHPDASEIDKAKKMLKEHEQTLVQVIQKLVDACDSDDEQQQQTTDYRGRGNELEIAGRAGSYELARG from the exons ATGGAATATGGACTCATAGACAGCAGCG GCACTGATGATGATAATCCTCAAATAGTGTATAATAGAGGCACAGTAGGAGGTCGTGTGGCAGGGAACGGAAGATCATTTCTACCATCAGCCCCATTTCAAAGGATTCAAATTGATATGGAATACGAAATACATAATCTGGAACAGATTGCATATGGTGCTGTTCTACGAGCTTTCAAAGCACAATCTGATGCTCTTACATGG GAGAAAGAGGGCCTTATAACAGAATTGAGGAAGGAACTGAGGGTATCAGACGATGAGCACCGAGAACTACTTAGTCAGGTCAATGGTGATGACCTCATTCGCAGAATCAGGGAGTGGAGGGAGGCAGGTGGTAACCGAAATGTAGCCCCCAATGTCCCCCAGCATATAAACAATCAGTTACCAAGTCCCACAGTTTCAGCTTCTCGTAAAAGGCAAAAAACTTCCCTATCAGGAAATCCgttcaatgcacattctcaggCTTTACTTTCTCAGCCAGTGGCTGGTAGCACCCTGCCATTAAATTCAGTTGTGAAACGAGGACCTTCTTCAGGGATTGGTGGGAGAAGGCCGAATGTT GGTCAGCCAGCTTTCACTTCAGGAAAACCCATGCAATATCAGTTTGGTGATCATGTTTCTTCTGGGGCTCCTATGGATGATCCTTCTGAAAGCATCCATGAGTCCTTGATTGGTAGGCGGGTGATGATAAGATGGCCTGCAGACAGCAACTTCTATGAGGCTGTCATATCTGAATATAATCCTGTAGAT GGCCGTCATTCTCTGGTTTATGATAGCAATCTACCGAGTGAGACTGTGGAATGGGTTAACATAAAAGAG GTTCCCCCTGAGGATATTCGGTGGGTGGGCGAGGATCCTGTAGTATCTCGACTAGGAGACACAGGTGGGCCCAACCCTGGCAGAGGGAGAACAACCTTAATGAACCAGTATGCCAATGAAATGCGGCCTTCACGAAATGGGGCTGTGAAGGAGGATTCTGAGGAAATCGAGATATTGCATACTGATACATTAATTAAGAAG GTGGAGAAGGTGCTTGAAGCAAGTCATCCTGATGCATCAGAGATTGACAAGGCTAAGAAAATGCTCAAG GAGCATGAACAAACGTTGGTTCAAGTAATTCAAAAACTTGTGGATGCCTGTGATAGTG ACGACGAGCAGCAACAGCAGACTACTGATTATCGTGGCCGCGGCAACGAGCTCGAGATTGCTGGAAGGGCTGGGAGTTATGAATTGGCTAGAGGTTGA
- the LOC130988850 gene encoding protein EMSY-LIKE 1-like isoform X2 gives MEYGLIDSSVYNRGTVGGRVAGNGRSFLPSAPFQRIQIDMEYEIHNLEQIAYGAVLRAFKAQSDALTWEKEGLITELRKELRVSDDEHRELLSQVNGDDLIRRIREWREAGGNRNVAPNVPQHINNQLPSPTVSASRKRQKTSLSGNPFNAHSQALLSQPVAGSTLPLNSVVKRGPSSGIGGRRPNVGQPAFTSGKPMQYQFGDHVSSGAPMDDPSESIHESLIGRRVMIRWPADSNFYEAVISEYNPVDGRHSLVYDSNLPSETVEWVNIKEVPPEDIRWVGEDPVVSRLGDTGGPNPGRGRTTLMNQYANEMRPSRNGAVKEDSEEIEILHTDTLIKKVEKVLEASHPDASEIDKAKKMLKEHEQTLVQVIQKLVDACDSGKIILIVVFCSITMRFCFLSDYNITSEEKMKIRALFTFILTHINSSLHFHFGIRRRAATADY, from the exons ATGGAATATGGACTCATAGACAGCAGCG TGTATAATAGAGGCACAGTAGGAGGTCGTGTGGCAGGGAACGGAAGATCATTTCTACCATCAGCCCCATTTCAAAGGATTCAAATTGATATGGAATACGAAATACATAATCTGGAACAGATTGCATATGGTGCTGTTCTACGAGCTTTCAAAGCACAATCTGATGCTCTTACATGG GAGAAAGAGGGCCTTATAACAGAATTGAGGAAGGAACTGAGGGTATCAGACGATGAGCACCGAGAACTACTTAGTCAGGTCAATGGTGATGACCTCATTCGCAGAATCAGGGAGTGGAGGGAGGCAGGTGGTAACCGAAATGTAGCCCCCAATGTCCCCCAGCATATAAACAATCAGTTACCAAGTCCCACAGTTTCAGCTTCTCGTAAAAGGCAAAAAACTTCCCTATCAGGAAATCCgttcaatgcacattctcaggCTTTACTTTCTCAGCCAGTGGCTGGTAGCACCCTGCCATTAAATTCAGTTGTGAAACGAGGACCTTCTTCAGGGATTGGTGGGAGAAGGCCGAATGTT GGTCAGCCAGCTTTCACTTCAGGAAAACCCATGCAATATCAGTTTGGTGATCATGTTTCTTCTGGGGCTCCTATGGATGATCCTTCTGAAAGCATCCATGAGTCCTTGATTGGTAGGCGGGTGATGATAAGATGGCCTGCAGACAGCAACTTCTATGAGGCTGTCATATCTGAATATAATCCTGTAGAT GGCCGTCATTCTCTGGTTTATGATAGCAATCTACCGAGTGAGACTGTGGAATGGGTTAACATAAAAGAG GTTCCCCCTGAGGATATTCGGTGGGTGGGCGAGGATCCTGTAGTATCTCGACTAGGAGACACAGGTGGGCCCAACCCTGGCAGAGGGAGAACAACCTTAATGAACCAGTATGCCAATGAAATGCGGCCTTCACGAAATGGGGCTGTGAAGGAGGATTCTGAGGAAATCGAGATATTGCATACTGATACATTAATTAAGAAG GTGGAGAAGGTGCTTGAAGCAAGTCATCCTGATGCATCAGAGATTGACAAGGCTAAGAAAATGCTCAAG GAGCATGAACAAACGTTGGTTCAAGTAATTCAAAAACTTGTGGATGCCTGTGATAGTGGTAAGATCATTTTAATTGTCGTTTTTTGTTCCATTACTATGCGTTTTTGCTTTTTGTCAGACTACAATATAACCTCTgaggagaaaatgaaaataagagCCTTGTTTACATTCATTCTTACCCATATAAATTCTTCATTGCATTTCCATTTTGGCATCAGACGACGAGCAGCAACAGCAGACTACTGA
- the LOC130988850 gene encoding protein EMSY-LIKE 1-like isoform X1: MEYGLIDSSGTDDDNPQIVYNRGTVGGRVAGNGRSFLPSAPFQRIQIDMEYEIHNLEQIAYGAVLRAFKAQSDALTWEKEGLITELRKELRVSDDEHRELLSQVNGDDLIRRIREWREAGGNRNVAPNVPQHINNQLPSPTVSASRKRQKTSLSGNPFNAHSQALLSQPVAGSTLPLNSVVKRGPSSGIGGRRPNVGQPAFTSGKPMQYQFGDHVSSGAPMDDPSESIHESLIGRRVMIRWPADSNFYEAVISEYNPVDGRHSLVYDSNLPSETVEWVNIKEVPPEDIRWVGEDPVVSRLGDTGGPNPGRGRTTLMNQYANEMRPSRNGAVKEDSEEIEILHTDTLIKKVEKVLEASHPDASEIDKAKKMLKEHEQTLVQVIQKLVDACDSGKIILIVVFCSITMRFCFLSDYNITSEEKMKIRALFTFILTHINSSLHFHFGIRRRAATADY, translated from the exons ATGGAATATGGACTCATAGACAGCAGCG GCACTGATGATGATAATCCTCAAATAGTGTATAATAGAGGCACAGTAGGAGGTCGTGTGGCAGGGAACGGAAGATCATTTCTACCATCAGCCCCATTTCAAAGGATTCAAATTGATATGGAATACGAAATACATAATCTGGAACAGATTGCATATGGTGCTGTTCTACGAGCTTTCAAAGCACAATCTGATGCTCTTACATGG GAGAAAGAGGGCCTTATAACAGAATTGAGGAAGGAACTGAGGGTATCAGACGATGAGCACCGAGAACTACTTAGTCAGGTCAATGGTGATGACCTCATTCGCAGAATCAGGGAGTGGAGGGAGGCAGGTGGTAACCGAAATGTAGCCCCCAATGTCCCCCAGCATATAAACAATCAGTTACCAAGTCCCACAGTTTCAGCTTCTCGTAAAAGGCAAAAAACTTCCCTATCAGGAAATCCgttcaatgcacattctcaggCTTTACTTTCTCAGCCAGTGGCTGGTAGCACCCTGCCATTAAATTCAGTTGTGAAACGAGGACCTTCTTCAGGGATTGGTGGGAGAAGGCCGAATGTT GGTCAGCCAGCTTTCACTTCAGGAAAACCCATGCAATATCAGTTTGGTGATCATGTTTCTTCTGGGGCTCCTATGGATGATCCTTCTGAAAGCATCCATGAGTCCTTGATTGGTAGGCGGGTGATGATAAGATGGCCTGCAGACAGCAACTTCTATGAGGCTGTCATATCTGAATATAATCCTGTAGAT GGCCGTCATTCTCTGGTTTATGATAGCAATCTACCGAGTGAGACTGTGGAATGGGTTAACATAAAAGAG GTTCCCCCTGAGGATATTCGGTGGGTGGGCGAGGATCCTGTAGTATCTCGACTAGGAGACACAGGTGGGCCCAACCCTGGCAGAGGGAGAACAACCTTAATGAACCAGTATGCCAATGAAATGCGGCCTTCACGAAATGGGGCTGTGAAGGAGGATTCTGAGGAAATCGAGATATTGCATACTGATACATTAATTAAGAAG GTGGAGAAGGTGCTTGAAGCAAGTCATCCTGATGCATCAGAGATTGACAAGGCTAAGAAAATGCTCAAG GAGCATGAACAAACGTTGGTTCAAGTAATTCAAAAACTTGTGGATGCCTGTGATAGTGGTAAGATCATTTTAATTGTCGTTTTTTGTTCCATTACTATGCGTTTTTGCTTTTTGTCAGACTACAATATAACCTCTgaggagaaaatgaaaataagagCCTTGTTTACATTCATTCTTACCCATATAAATTCTTCATTGCATTTCCATTTTGGCATCAGACGACGAGCAGCAACAGCAGACTACTGA
- the LOC130988851 gene encoding cytosolic enolase 3-like isoform X2 translates to MYLGNGVCSAGKNVNEKISEALIGMDPTLQVQIDQAMIDLDKTNKKGELGANAILAVSMAACRAGVAEKEVPLYKHIADLASKTSYHLLVPAFTLTGGGNHAGNNLAIQFEKALQIGAETYHHLKVELRLGECIMRLEKQLAEERVARLEIELKTC, encoded by the exons ATGTATCTTGGTAATGGTGTATGTAGTGCTGGCAAGAATGTTAATGAGAAAATATCTGAAGCTTTAATTGGTATGGATCCAACTCTCCAAGTTCAAATTGATCAAGCCATGATAGACTTGGACAAGACAAATAAAAAG GGTGAACTTGGGGCAAATGCAATTCTAGCAGTCTCAATGGCTGCTTGCAGAGCAGGGGTAGCTGAAAAAGAG GTCCCATTATACAAACACATTGCCGATTTAGCTAGCAAAACAAGTTATCACCTTCTTGTTCCAGCTTTCACTCTCACAGGTGGCGGAAACCATGCTGGGAACAATCTTGCCATTCAG TTTGAGAAGGCATTGCAGATAGGAGCTGAGACATATCATCATCTAAAG GTCGAGTTGAGGTTGGGGGAGTGCATTATGAGGCTGGAGAAGCAGTTGGCCGAGGAGAGGGTTGCTCGGTTGGAGATAGAGTTGAAGACATGTTAA
- the LOC130988851 gene encoding cytosolic enolase 3-like isoform X3 codes for MYLGNGVCSAGKNVNEKISEALIGMDPTLQVQIDQAMIDLDKTNKKGELGANAILAVSMAACRAGVAEKEVPLYKHIADLASKTSYHLLVPAFTLTGGGNHAGNNLAIQVELRLGECIMRLEKQLAEERVARLEIELKTC; via the exons ATGTATCTTGGTAATGGTGTATGTAGTGCTGGCAAGAATGTTAATGAGAAAATATCTGAAGCTTTAATTGGTATGGATCCAACTCTCCAAGTTCAAATTGATCAAGCCATGATAGACTTGGACAAGACAAATAAAAAG GGTGAACTTGGGGCAAATGCAATTCTAGCAGTCTCAATGGCTGCTTGCAGAGCAGGGGTAGCTGAAAAAGAG GTCCCATTATACAAACACATTGCCGATTTAGCTAGCAAAACAAGTTATCACCTTCTTGTTCCAGCTTTCACTCTCACAGGTGGCGGAAACCATGCTGGGAACAATCTTGCCATTCAG GTCGAGTTGAGGTTGGGGGAGTGCATTATGAGGCTGGAGAAGCAGTTGGCCGAGGAGAGGGTTGCTCGGTTGGAGATAGAGTTGAAGACATGTTAA
- the LOC130988851 gene encoding cytosolic enolase 3-like isoform X1 — MYLGNGVCSAGKNVNEKISEALIGMDPTLQVQIDQAMIDLDKTNKKGELGANAILAVSMAACRAGVAEKEVPLYKHIADLASKTSYHLLVPAFTLTGGGNHAGNNLAIQEIMILRVGAKKFEKALQIGAETYHHLKVELRLGECIMRLEKQLAEERVARLEIELKTC, encoded by the exons ATGTATCTTGGTAATGGTGTATGTAGTGCTGGCAAGAATGTTAATGAGAAAATATCTGAAGCTTTAATTGGTATGGATCCAACTCTCCAAGTTCAAATTGATCAAGCCATGATAGACTTGGACAAGACAAATAAAAAG GGTGAACTTGGGGCAAATGCAATTCTAGCAGTCTCAATGGCTGCTTGCAGAGCAGGGGTAGCTGAAAAAGAG GTCCCATTATACAAACACATTGCCGATTTAGCTAGCAAAACAAGTTATCACCTTCTTGTTCCAGCTTTCACTCTCACAGGTGGCGGAAACCATGCTGGGAACAATCTTGCCATTCAG GAAATCATGATCCTTCGTGTTGGGGCAAAAAAGTTTGAGAAGGCATTGCAGATAGGAGCTGAGACATATCATCATCTAAAG GTCGAGTTGAGGTTGGGGGAGTGCATTATGAGGCTGGAGAAGCAGTTGGCCGAGGAGAGGGTTGCTCGGTTGGAGATAGAGTTGAAGACATGTTAA
- the LOC130988851 gene encoding cytosolic enolase 3-like isoform X4 yields the protein MAACRAGVAEKEVPLYKHIADLASKTSYHLLVPAFTLTGGGNHAGNNLAIQEIMILRVGAKKFEKALQIGAETYHHLKVELRLGECIMRLEKQLAEERVARLEIELKTC from the exons ATGGCTGCTTGCAGAGCAGGGGTAGCTGAAAAAGAG GTCCCATTATACAAACACATTGCCGATTTAGCTAGCAAAACAAGTTATCACCTTCTTGTTCCAGCTTTCACTCTCACAGGTGGCGGAAACCATGCTGGGAACAATCTTGCCATTCAG GAAATCATGATCCTTCGTGTTGGGGCAAAAAAGTTTGAGAAGGCATTGCAGATAGGAGCTGAGACATATCATCATCTAAAG GTCGAGTTGAGGTTGGGGGAGTGCATTATGAGGCTGGAGAAGCAGTTGGCCGAGGAGAGGGTTGCTCGGTTGGAGATAGAGTTGAAGACATGTTAA